From a region of the bacterium genome:
- a CDS encoding NADH-quinone oxidoreductase subunit M codes for MTDHILSWVTFLPLVGALLLWTVVRWEAQARLFALAVAIADFVLSLHLWFHFDAGRGDDQFVERVAWLFNGRISYHLGMDGISLVLVMLTTFLGPLVILSTWKAVTDRVSNFLGFVLFLQAAMLGTFFARDMLLFYVFWEAMLIPMYFIIGIWGGQRRIYAAVKFFIFTMVGSVFMLVGIIWLYFQAGSMNLTDFLNLEIARGAQLWLFAAFFLAFAIKVPLFPLHTWLPDAHVEAPTAGSVILAGVLLKMGTYGMLRFAMPLFPEGVAHFAPLINTLAVIGIIYGALVALVQPDVKKLVAYSSVSHLGFVVLGLFSLSQTGVAGGIFQMLAHGLSTGALFLLVGVIYERRHTREIAEFGGLAHGMPLYAVFFMIATLASIGLPGLAGFVGEFMILFGTFSSQALHGRLLAVLAATGVVLGAIYMLWMYQRVFLGKRSNEKNEGLPDLSLREMVVLVPLVVFMFWLGVQPGLVLDRLGPSIDKVMAPFAQPGQHALHTGETSASNPGFVIRDTEGQ; via the coding sequence ATTACGGATCACATCCTGAGTTGGGTCACGTTCCTGCCCCTGGTCGGCGCGCTGCTGCTGTGGACCGTGGTCAGGTGGGAGGCGCAGGCCCGACTCTTCGCCCTCGCGGTGGCGATCGCCGACTTCGTGCTGTCGCTGCACCTGTGGTTCCACTTCGATGCGGGCCGCGGGGACGACCAGTTCGTCGAACGGGTGGCCTGGCTCTTCAACGGCAGGATCTCCTACCACCTGGGGATGGACGGCATCAGCCTCGTGCTGGTGATGCTGACCACCTTCCTCGGGCCCCTGGTGATCCTGTCCACCTGGAAGGCCGTGACCGACCGCGTGAGCAACTTCCTGGGCTTCGTGCTCTTCCTGCAGGCGGCCATGCTGGGCACCTTCTTCGCCCGGGACATGCTGCTGTTCTACGTCTTCTGGGAAGCCATGCTGATCCCGATGTACTTCATCATCGGCATCTGGGGCGGGCAGCGGCGCATCTACGCGGCGGTGAAGTTCTTCATCTTCACCATGGTGGGCTCGGTCTTCATGCTGGTGGGCATCATCTGGCTGTACTTCCAGGCCGGCAGCATGAACCTGACCGACTTCTTGAACCTGGAGATCGCGCGCGGCGCCCAGCTGTGGCTCTTCGCCGCGTTCTTCCTGGCCTTCGCCATCAAGGTGCCGCTCTTTCCGCTGCACACCTGGCTGCCGGACGCCCACGTCGAGGCGCCCACCGCGGGCTCGGTCATCCTGGCCGGCGTGCTGCTGAAGATGGGCACCTACGGCATGCTGCGCTTCGCCATGCCCCTGTTCCCGGAAGGCGTGGCCCACTTCGCGCCGCTGATCAACACCCTGGCGGTGATCGGCATCATCTACGGCGCCCTGGTGGCCCTGGTGCAACCGGACGTCAAGAAGCTCGTGGCCTACTCGTCGGTCAGCCACCTCGGCTTCGTGGTGCTGGGCCTGTTCTCGCTCTCGCAGACCGGCGTCGCCGGCGGCATCTTCCAGATGCTGGCCCACGGCTTGAGCACCGGCGCGCTCTTCCTCCTGGTGGGCGTCATCTACGAGCGGCGCCACACCCGCGAGATCGCCGAGTTCGGCGGCCTGGCCCACGGCATGCCGCTGTACGCCGTCTTCTTCATGATCGCGACCCTGGCCAGCATCGGCCTGCCCGGCCTGGCCGGCTTCGTGGGCGAGTTCATGATCCTCTTCGGCACCTTCAGCTCCCAGGCCCTGCACGGACGCCTGCTCGCCGTGCTCGCGGCCACGGGCGTGGTGCTCGGCGCCATCTACATGCTGTGGATGTACCAGCGGGTCTTCCTCGGCAAGCGCAGCAACGAGAAGAACGAGGGCCTGCCCGACCTGAGCCTGCGCGAGATGGTCGTGCTGGTGCCTCTCGTGGTGTTCATGTTCTGGCTGGGGGTGCAGCCGGGCCTGGTGCTGGATCGCCTCGGTCCCAGCATCGACAAGGTCATGGCGCCCTTCGCGCAGCCGGGCCAGCACGCCCTGCACACCGGTGAAACGTCGGCTTCGAACCCGGGCTTCGTGATCCGGGACACGGAAGGTCAGTGA
- the nuoK gene encoding NADH-quinone oxidoreductase subunit NuoK, with protein MEITLTHYLLLAAVIFLTGMVGFVVRRNTLVMLMCVELMLSSVNIVFAAFARQNGDAGGHVFVLMNFAVAAAEAAIGLALLVEIFRRRRTVNVDDLKTLME; from the coding sequence GTGGAAATAACGCTGACCCACTACCTGCTGCTGGCGGCGGTGATCTTCCTGACGGGCATGGTGGGCTTCGTCGTGCGCCGGAACACCCTGGTGATGCTCATGTGCGTCGAGCTCATGCTCAGCAGCGTGAACATCGTCTTCGCCGCTTTCGCCCGCCAGAACGGCGACGCCGGCGGCCACGTCTTCGTGCTCATGAACTTCGCGGTCGCGGCCGCCGAGGCGGCCATCGGGCTCGCCCTGCTGGTGGAGATCTTCCGCCGCCGCCGCACCGTCAACGTCGATGACCTCAAAACCCTGATGGAGTAG
- a CDS encoding NADH-quinone oxidoreductase subunit N, giving the protein MNEFQVTNLAAETGALLPYLVVACGGLLVMLFDAFVRTLKKDHLSYLTILVLSVAVLLQFIGEKSDGPLLSGMLLASDFTRFFNFVFAAIGVVTTIFATGIFDRDGRYRPEFYPLLLFTILGMMVLAAANDLMAVFLGLETMSLATYIMVGGVRGDVRSSEAGFKYLILGGFSSAFLLMGMALIYGFAGGTGFADIARAMTAGQPDHLLVGLGTGLMLVGFGFKVALVPFHMWTPDVYDGAPSYVTGFMATGIKAAGFAILIRFAILMQPQLGFAWYPVLAALAVLTMSMGNLVALAQSNIKRMLAWSSVAHAGYLMLGILALLSPTQGGSQAMMSSQAIGESAGSAMLFYLIGYSLMNLAAFGIINILGRGQGDEATDISRFAGLSRTQPVAAATLAVALLSLAGIPPMVGFMAKFYLFSAVVEAGLIPLAIIGVINSLISVYYYLRLLVVMYMKEPAEDSYAGREMVSVMMSSVLALIIIVLGVVPDAFHRMALIIFRQIRF; this is encoded by the coding sequence ATGAACGAATTCCAGGTGACGAATCTCGCGGCCGAGACGGGGGCGCTGCTGCCCTATCTGGTGGTGGCCTGCGGCGGCCTGCTGGTGATGCTCTTCGACGCCTTCGTGCGGACCCTGAAGAAGGACCACCTCAGCTACCTGACCATCCTGGTGCTCTCGGTGGCGGTGCTGCTGCAGTTCATCGGCGAGAAGAGCGACGGACCCCTGCTGAGCGGCATGCTGCTGGCCAGCGACTTCACGCGCTTCTTCAACTTCGTCTTCGCGGCGATCGGCGTCGTGACCACGATCTTCGCCACCGGCATCTTCGACCGCGACGGCCGCTACCGGCCCGAATTCTACCCGCTGCTGCTGTTCACGATCCTGGGCATGATGGTGCTGGCCGCGGCCAACGACCTGATGGCCGTCTTCCTCGGCCTGGAGACCATGAGCCTGGCCACGTACATCATGGTCGGCGGCGTGCGCGGCGACGTGCGCAGCTCCGAAGCCGGCTTCAAGTACCTCATCCTGGGCGGCTTCTCGTCGGCCTTCCTGCTCATGGGCATGGCCCTGATCTACGGCTTCGCCGGCGGCACCGGCTTCGCCGACATCGCGCGGGCCATGACCGCCGGCCAGCCCGACCACCTGCTGGTGGGCCTGGGCACCGGCCTGATGCTGGTGGGCTTCGGCTTCAAGGTGGCCCTGGTGCCGTTCCACATGTGGACGCCGGACGTGTACGACGGCGCGCCCAGCTACGTCACCGGCTTCATGGCCACGGGCATCAAGGCGGCCGGCTTCGCCATCCTGATCCGCTTCGCCATCCTCATGCAGCCGCAGCTGGGCTTCGCCTGGTACCCGGTCCTGGCCGCCCTGGCCGTGCTCACCATGAGCATGGGCAACCTGGTGGCCCTGGCCCAGAGCAACATCAAGCGCATGCTGGCCTGGTCGAGCGTGGCCCACGCCGGCTACCTCATGCTGGGCATCCTGGCCCTGCTCTCGCCCACCCAGGGCGGCTCGCAGGCCATGATGTCGAGCCAGGCCATCGGCGAGTCGGCCGGCTCGGCCATGCTCTTCTACCTGATCGGGTACAGCCTGATGAACCTGGCCGCCTTCGGCATCATCAACATCCTGGGCCGGGGGCAGGGCGACGAGGCGACGGACATCAGCCGTTTCGCGGGCCTGAGCCGCACCCAGCCCGTGGCGGCCGCCACCCTGGCGGTGGCCCTGCTCTCGCTGGCGGGCATTCCGCCCATGGTCGGGTTCATGGCCAAGTTCTATCTCTTCTCGGCGGTGGTGGAGGCGGGGCTGATCCCGCTGGCCATCATCGGCGTCATCAACTCGCTGATCTCGGTCTACTACTACCTGCGCCTGCTGGTGGTCATGTACATGAAGGAGCCGGCCGAGGACAGCTACGCCGGCCGGGAGATGGTGTCGGTGATGATGTCCAGCGTGCTGGCCCTGATCATCATCGTCCTGGGGGTCGTGCCGGACGCCTTCCACCGGATGGCGCTGATCATCTTCCGGCAGATCCGCTTCTAG
- a CDS encoding heme-binding domain-containing protein, which produces MRVTITLRQLFVITIVLLGAAQFVPVDLVNPPAGGPLAAPRPVEDVLRRACFDCHSHESRIPWYGKVAPVSWLVAHDIKEARAELNFSTWNQLGLREQEEAQRKIWQAVKQSEMPPPFYVLVHPEGRLTTDDHRLLRTWAGISEE; this is translated from the coding sequence ATGCGCGTCACGATCACCCTCAGGCAGCTCTTCGTCATCACCATCGTCCTGCTGGGGGCGGCCCAGTTCGTGCCCGTCGATCTGGTGAATCCGCCGGCCGGCGGACCGCTGGCGGCGCCGCGGCCCGTGGAGGACGTGCTGCGCCGGGCCTGCTTCGACTGCCATTCCCACGAATCGCGGATTCCCTGGTACGGGAAGGTGGCGCCGGTGTCCTGGCTGGTGGCCCACGACATCAAAGAGGCCCGGGCCGAGCTCAACTTCTCGACCTGGAACCAGCTCGGCCTGCGCGAGCAGGAAGAGGCCCAGCGCAAGATCTGGCAGGCGGTGAAGCAATCGGAAATGCCGCCGCCGTTCTACGTCCTCGTCCATCCGGAAGGGCGCCTGACCACGGACGACCACCGCCTCCTGCGCACCTGGGCCGGCATTTCGGAGGAGTAG
- a CDS encoding phosphate/phosphite/phosphonate ABC transporter substrate-binding protein produces the protein MLPHCPSRRRGLPWPAVLLLMILLPGPRASAGETYSFGVVPQFEARRLAEIWGPILAEVSARSGVTLEMAGSARIPVFEKSFQAGEFDFAYMNPYHALVAMESQGYEPLVRDGSRELFGVLVVREDSPYREVADLAGQEIAFPAPNALGASLLMRAELTRRFGLDFRATYAQTHTSSYMNVVLGVSAAAGGVMGTLKRQEPDVRDALRVLYETRRCPPHPVVAHPRVPAEVRAAVRAAFLALNETETGRALLKDVPIGEAVAASGEDYAPLRELHLEEFYVE, from the coding sequence ATGCTGCCGCACTGCCCCTCCCGCCGACGTGGCCTGCCCTGGCCGGCGGTCCTGCTCCTGATGATCCTCCTGCCGGGACCCCGCGCCAGCGCCGGCGAGACGTACTCGTTCGGGGTGGTACCCCAGTTCGAGGCGCGGCGGCTGGCCGAGATCTGGGGACCGATCCTGGCCGAGGTGTCGGCGCGGTCCGGCGTGACCCTGGAGATGGCCGGGTCGGCGCGCATTCCGGTCTTCGAGAAGAGCTTCCAGGCCGGCGAGTTCGATTTCGCCTACATGAACCCCTACCACGCGCTGGTGGCCATGGAGAGCCAGGGCTACGAGCCCCTCGTGCGCGACGGCTCACGCGAACTCTTCGGGGTCCTCGTCGTGCGGGAGGACAGCCCCTACCGGGAGGTGGCGGACCTGGCCGGCCAGGAGATCGCCTTTCCGGCGCCCAACGCGCTGGGGGCGTCGCTGCTCATGCGGGCGGAGCTGACGCGCCGGTTCGGACTCGACTTCAGGGCGACCTACGCCCAGACGCACACCTCGTCCTACATGAATGTGGTCCTGGGCGTGTCGGCCGCCGCCGGCGGGGTCATGGGCACCCTGAAACGCCAGGAGCCCGACGTGCGCGACGCCCTGCGGGTCCTGTACGAGACGCGGCGCTGTCCGCCGCATCCGGTCGTGGCGCACCCGCGGGTGCCGGCCGAGGTCCGGGCCGCCGTGCGGGCGGCGTTCCTCGCCCTGAACGAGACCGAAACCGGGCGGGCGCTGCTGAAGGACGTGCCCATCGGCGAGGCTGTGGCGGCGAGCGGCGAGGACTACGCGCCCCTGCGCGAACTCCATCTCGAAGAATTCTACGTCGAATAG
- a CDS encoding NADH-quinone oxidoreductase subunit J yields MEAFLFWFCGAMMVLGGLMTVFQRSAVVSAVWLIFSFIAASGIFALLHAPFLAVLQVLVYAGAIMVLFLFVIMMLQGPELEGERKLLKLPLWPAVAIPPLAVVVMIGGYLQGNGSTAFGPAPAAGFGGPSHVASLLLGRYLLAFELISIVLLVALIGALALGKEERKLPWK; encoded by the coding sequence ATGGAAGCTTTCCTGTTCTGGTTCTGCGGCGCGATGATGGTGCTGGGCGGGCTGATGACCGTCTTCCAGCGCAGCGCCGTGGTGTCGGCGGTGTGGCTGATCTTCTCGTTCATCGCGGCCTCGGGCATCTTCGCGCTGCTGCACGCGCCCTTCCTCGCCGTGCTGCAGGTGCTGGTCTACGCGGGCGCGATCATGGTGCTCTTCCTCTTCGTGATCATGATGCTGCAGGGCCCCGAGCTCGAAGGCGAGCGCAAGCTGTTGAAGCTGCCGCTGTGGCCGGCCGTGGCGATCCCGCCCCTGGCCGTGGTCGTGATGATCGGCGGCTACCTGCAGGGCAACGGGAGCACGGCCTTCGGCCCGGCGCCGGCGGCGGGGTTCGGCGGTCCGTCCCACGTGGCGAGCCTCCTGCTCGGCCGGTACCTGTTGGCTTTCGAACTGATCTCGATCGTGCTGCTGGTGGCCCTGATCGGCGCCCTGGCCCTGGGCAAGGAAGAAAGGAAGCTGCCGTGGAAATAA
- the nuoL gene encoding NADH-quinone oxidoreductase subunit L, with translation MLLRWIVLVPLLGAAVNGLLNRRLPRQVAGLLACAAVGISFALSLTVFLRLAGMPAEARFVNDIVTTWIGFGNLQVDLGFAMDPLSGVMALVVTGVGFLIHIYSLGYMSHDKGFPRFFTYLNLFIFAMMTLVLGENLLMLFVGWEGVGLCSYLLISFWFGEEANAAAGKKAFVVNRIGDFGFLLGMFVIGATLLPHLGVGEGLLSFRVLQAHAGTLAPAATLICLLLFVGATGKSAQIPLYIWLPDAMAGPTPVSALIHAATMVTAGVYMIARMNFLFVLAPTAMNVVAVVGAVTAIFAATIALTQNDIKKVLAYSTVSQLGYMMLACGVGAFAMGIFHVMTHAFFKALLFLGSGSVIHAMSDEQDMRVMGGLRKKLPVTFATFMVGTLALAGIFPLAGFFSKDEILWKTWSSGNTLLWALGFLGAGLTAFYMMRLVVLTFFGENRASAEVKHHIHESPATMTMPLVILAVLSVVGGWVGIPHFMGGGAHFEQWLEPVFARHEVAPDAHGAGAHLVDAHGAETPAAETHSAENPAAETHAADEQAAGDHAADAHAPTGHDAGAMAATAAGHDDGHAAPAHGGEAAHGAHDTTMEWILAGASLAWGILGLLLGYLVYARRVGVAETFQKMGGGWPHKVLLNKYYVDEAYEGAFIRPGYWLSRTVLWKSVDAGLIDGLLVNGSALAVAVLGSVLRLFQNGMIRFYAWSFTIGVTVFVLYLSFSG, from the coding sequence ATGTTGCTCAGATGGATCGTGCTGGTGCCCCTGCTGGGGGCGGCGGTGAACGGTCTGCTGAACCGCCGGCTGCCCCGCCAGGTGGCCGGACTGCTGGCCTGCGCCGCGGTCGGGATCAGTTTCGCCCTGTCGCTGACGGTCTTCCTGCGGCTGGCGGGGATGCCCGCCGAGGCCCGCTTCGTCAACGACATCGTGACGACCTGGATCGGCTTCGGCAACCTGCAGGTCGACCTCGGCTTCGCCATGGACCCGCTCAGCGGCGTCATGGCGCTGGTGGTCACGGGCGTCGGCTTCCTGATCCACATCTACTCGCTGGGCTACATGTCCCACGACAAGGGCTTTCCCCGCTTCTTCACCTACCTGAACCTGTTCATCTTCGCCATGATGACGCTGGTGCTGGGGGAGAACCTCCTGATGCTCTTCGTGGGCTGGGAGGGCGTCGGGCTGTGCTCGTACCTGCTGATCAGCTTCTGGTTCGGCGAGGAGGCCAACGCGGCGGCCGGCAAGAAGGCCTTCGTGGTGAACCGCATCGGCGACTTCGGCTTCCTGCTGGGCATGTTCGTCATCGGCGCCACCCTGCTGCCGCACCTGGGCGTGGGCGAGGGGCTGCTGAGCTTCCGGGTGCTGCAGGCCCACGCCGGCACGCTGGCTCCGGCCGCGACCCTGATCTGCCTGCTGCTCTTCGTGGGCGCCACGGGCAAGTCGGCCCAGATCCCGCTCTACATCTGGCTGCCCGACGCCATGGCGGGCCCGACCCCCGTGTCGGCCCTGATCCACGCGGCGACCATGGTCACGGCGGGCGTCTACATGATCGCGCGCATGAACTTCCTCTTCGTGCTGGCGCCGACGGCCATGAACGTCGTCGCGGTGGTGGGCGCGGTGACGGCGATCTTCGCCGCGACCATCGCCCTGACCCAGAACGACATCAAGAAGGTGCTGGCCTACTCGACCGTCTCGCAGCTGGGCTACATGATGCTCGCCTGCGGTGTCGGCGCCTTCGCCATGGGCATCTTCCACGTCATGACCCACGCCTTCTTCAAGGCCCTGCTCTTCCTCGGTTCCGGCTCGGTGATCCACGCTATGAGCGACGAGCAGGACATGCGGGTCATGGGCGGGCTGCGGAAGAAGCTGCCCGTCACCTTCGCGACCTTCATGGTCGGCACCCTGGCCCTGGCCGGGATCTTCCCGCTGGCCGGCTTCTTCTCCAAGGACGAGATCCTGTGGAAGACCTGGAGCAGCGGCAACACGTTGCTGTGGGCCCTGGGCTTCCTGGGCGCGGGCCTGACGGCCTTCTACATGATGCGGCTGGTCGTGCTGACCTTCTTCGGCGAGAACCGGGCCAGCGCCGAGGTGAAGCACCACATCCACGAGTCGCCCGCGACGATGACGATGCCGCTGGTGATCCTGGCGGTGCTGTCGGTGGTCGGCGGCTGGGTCGGCATCCCGCACTTCATGGGCGGCGGCGCCCACTTCGAGCAGTGGCTCGAGCCGGTCTTCGCCCGCCACGAGGTGGCGCCCGACGCCCACGGGGCCGGCGCGCACCTGGTGGACGCGCACGGGGCGGAGACCCCGGCCGCGGAGACCCATTCCGCGGAGAATCCTGCCGCCGAGACCCATGCCGCGGACGAGCAGGCGGCCGGCGACCACGCCGCGGATGCCCACGCGCCGACCGGTCACGACGCTGGCGCCATGGCGGCCACCGCGGCCGGGCACGACGACGGCCATGCGGCGCCCGCCCATGGCGGCGAGGCGGCCCACGGCGCCCACGACACCACCATGGAGTGGATCCTGGCCGGGGCCTCGCTGGCCTGGGGGATCCTGGGCCTGCTGCTCGGCTACCTGGTCTACGCCAGGCGCGTGGGCGTGGCCGAGACGTTCCAGAAGATGGGGGGCGGCTGGCCCCACAAGGTGCTGCTCAACAAGTACTACGTCGACGAGGCCTACGAGGGCGCCTTCATCCGGCCGGGCTACTGGCTGAGCAGGACGGTGCTGTGGAAGAGCGTCGACGCCGGGCTCATCGACGGCCTGCTGGTCAACGGCTCGGCCCTGGCCGTGGCCGTGCTGGGTTCGGTGCTGCGGCTGTTCCAGAACGGGATGATCCGCTTCTACGCGTGGTCGTTCACCATCGGGGTCACGGTCTTCGTCCTGTACCTCAGTTTCTCGGGCTAG